The region GAACACGCCGCACATATGAATCATCAGGAAAGTCATGAACACAATTATCAGCATAACGGTCACAATCATGAACATATGGGTCACCACAGCGATCATGACCACATGCACCATCATAATCATGGCGACAAACCTTTTTGGCAAAGTGTATTTGTGTCGACAACCCATTGCAGCAGCGGGTGTTCAATCGGTGATATGATTGGTGTTCCAATAATAGCGATGACCGGATTAACAATTGCCGGCAGTACATTATTCGCCAGTTATACGGTCGAATTTATTCTTGCTTATATATTTGGAATTGCTTTTCAATATTATGGTATGGGATTTAAAAAGCAGAGCGAGCCGGGAAAGGCGATTAAAAACGCAATCAAAGCGGATACATTGTCGTTAATCGCTTTTGAGATTGGCATGTTCGGATGGATGGCGCTCGTTCACTATGCGTTTTTCACGCAAATGCCTGCACCAACATCGGCAGTATTCTGGTTTATGATGCAAATTGCTATGATGCTCGGATTCCTGACCAGTTATCCGGCTAATTGGTTATTGGTGAAAAAAGGCGTTAAACATGCGATGTAGTAGATATGGTGTGATTACACATCAACAATTTTTGGAAAAGAAATGGAAAATCATAAATGGGTCACTGAAAATGAAATATTTGCAACAAAACCCGTTAACAGGTCAGCCGATAACTTTGGAAGTTAAGGCTGATTTTCGTATTCTGTTAGAATTCACATTTTTTGGAATACTTATGGTAAAATAGATGTGAATAGGAATGTAAAAAATGGGGTGGGGATTCATTGCATAATAAATTAAGAAAATCATCGACGGATCGGGCAATTGCAGTTTTTTCGGGGGCATTGCTGAATTCTTTGGAATTTCTTCATTTGCAGTGAGACTTATATTTATTTTTCTTCCAGTAAGTCTTATTATATATATTCTTGCCAACACAGTCCCGGATAGCCCACCATCATTGTAGATGGAGTAAAAAATACATTATGCCAAAGACACAGGGTTGTTTTACTATTGTTATCAACTATGAACGAAAAATATTAGTGAAACGATAGGATTATCCGGTCTGGGAACTGCCAGGCGAGCGCTTGATAATCAGGAATCGCTGGAAAGCTGTGCAATCAGAGCAGTAAAATGTAATCGGATCAATTAAAATAAAGGGGAAGATTGTATGCCGACATGTCAGAACTGTGGTAATGAATGGAGCTGGAAACAAACGATAAAAACATTATTCAAACTGAAATGCCCGCATTGTGGTGAAAAGCAGTATGAATCTGCCTCGTCGAGAAGATGGGGAGGGATGTTTGTATTAATTCCATTATTGTTGATAATGCCTGTTAATATTTGGCTGGAAATGCCGATTGTTGTGGCAATCTTGCTGGTCATCATTTTCCTGTTAATCATGTTCAGCACCTATCCATTTATTTTGAAATTGTCCAATGAAGAGGAACCTTATTGGTGAGGATTTCAAAATACCTTAATACTGCAGCAAGAAATGATTTTAATCTTTTGAATAGAGGTGTTAATCATGCCAACCTGTCAAAATTGCAATTATAAATGGAGTTGGAAACAAACCTTTAGGAAATCGTTCACGCTGGATACTGGAATGGGTTGTCCCTGCTGTGGAGAAAAACAATATCCAACCACTGACTCAAAAAAGCGATTTGGACGTTGGCTGTTTATTCCGCCATTTACCATTCTTCTGTCACTGTTGTTTGATGTTCCAACCCCGCTTGTTATTGGAATGATAATTGTCGTCAGTATCTTGCTGTTGTGTATGTATCCCTACACAGTTGAATTATCAAATCAGGAAGAAGCACTTTGGTAATATAAATCGGTACGGTTGTTTTCAGCTCAGCAGAAACTAAAGTCGGCTCCTTATCGTGGAATCAGCCTCTCTGTGTTATCCCTTTATCTGAACCCCTTCCCAAAACAGTTCAATAATCTGTTCAGCCATTTCTTCAATTGAATCATATATTTTTGCTTGTTTCTCATTATTGTAATTACCAACATTTAACAGTGACAAATAGGCGTGTGTGGCAAAAACCGGGTTTATTTCGCGTATTTCATTCTGTTCCATCGCACGTGTAAAAACTTGTTCAATCGACTGGTACATGTCCGACTCGGCTTCGTTTATCCGCTCCAGTTGTTCCGGTGTCAGCGTATTTGTTGTTCCTTTCATAAATCCATTAATATCAATGTCAACTGTTGCTGATAAATGTGTCTTTGTAATGTTGTATAAACGGCTTTTCAGCGGTATGGGTTCGTGCAGCATAGCGTTTATTCGCTCACGGATGCGAATCATCATTTGTACCATCGTTTCCGTAAACAACTCCGCCTTGCTGGAATAATAGTAATAGATGGTAGCTTTTGTCACATTGCACTTTTTTGCAACGTCATTTACGGAAACCATTTGATACCCATTTTCCGTAAATAATTGTGTTGCCGCCTGGATGATTGATTCGGTTGTTGGCTGAGTCTGCTCACTTACCCTTGGTCTGCCCAAGGGTCGTTGCTCATCGCTTCTCACCTTATTCGCTCCTTGCATATAGCATATTTTGTTGAAATTATATCATATATTAGTAATTATTCAGTGGTAATGATTTGATAATTAACTAACCGGTATATATAATTATAAACATAAAATAATTATGATTTCTAATCAGGCAGGGGAGATTTGATGCATTTTCTACAGAAATGGGGAAAGATTGTTGCCGGCAAAAAAAGCCGCTTCGCTACAA is a window of Virgibacillus ihumii DNA encoding:
- a CDS encoding DUF4396 domain-containing protein, which translates into the protein MNWLQIIAWIAIIIGIVQTVVIAIDVKKYPQKMMPIMNIVWPLTGLYFPVVGIWAYYSLGRNNENEHAAHMNHQESHEHNYQHNGHNHEHMGHHSDHDHMHHHNHGDKPFWQSVFVSTTHCSSGCSIGDMIGVPIIAMTGLTIAGSTLFASYTVEFILAYIFGIAFQYYGMGFKKQSEPGKAIKNAIKADTLSLIAFEIGMFGWMALVHYAFFTQMPAPTSAVFWFMMQIAMMLGFLTSYPANWLLVKKGVKHAM
- a CDS encoding TIGR04104 family putative zinc finger protein, whose amino-acid sequence is MPTCQNCGNEWSWKQTIKTLFKLKCPHCGEKQYESASSRRWGGMFVLIPLLLIMPVNIWLEMPIVVAILLVIIFLLIMFSTYPFILKLSNEEEPYW
- a CDS encoding TIGR04104 family putative zinc finger protein, whose amino-acid sequence is MPTCQNCNYKWSWKQTFRKSFTLDTGMGCPCCGEKQYPTTDSKKRFGRWLFIPPFTILLSLLFDVPTPLVIGMIIVVSILLLCMYPYTVELSNQEEALW
- a CDS encoding TetR/AcrR family transcriptional regulator, producing MRSDEQRPLGRPRVSEQTQPTTESIIQAATQLFTENGYQMVSVNDVAKKCNVTKATIYYYYSSKAELFTETMVQMMIRIRERINAMLHEPIPLKSRLYNITKTHLSATVDIDINGFMKGTTNTLTPEQLERINEAESDMYQSIEQVFTRAMEQNEIREINPVFATHAYLSLLNVGNYNNEKQAKIYDSIEEMAEQIIELFWEGVQIKG